One Solanum lycopersicum chromosome 4, SLM_r2.1 DNA window includes the following coding sequences:
- the LOC101261223 gene encoding uncharacterized protein — protein MDNLTKLEFTTLQSSGRNYLSLVLHAEIHLDAMGLGDTIKEENKASNQNCARAMIFLRHHLDEILKIEYLTVKDPLVLWKNLKKYNSAIFRITSQLKLCGETVSEINMVEKKFSTFHASNVLVQQQYREKGFKKYSELISHLLVAEQNNDLLLKNYENRPTGSEPLPEVNEAYAHHARLGKGRGPNHGRGRGRGRGRDYGQERNSIPGIYHSSNKKEKRKDEKREATREGCFRCGGRGYYARDCRTPKHLIELYQESLKKKEKNPEANFISENQVNITHLDVADFFAHPEGKIDHLIGDGSVNMEE, from the coding sequence atggacAATCTTACAAAACTAGAGTTCACTACCCTTCAAAGTTCGGGCAGGAACTACCTCTCATTGGTGTTGCATGCTGAAATTCACCTTGATGCAATGGGTCTTGGAGAcaccataaaagaagaaaataaggcaTCAAATCAAAACTGTGCACGAGCAATGATATTCTTGCGTCATCATCTTGACGAGATTCTGAAAATCGAATATCTGACAGTTAAGGATCCACTTGTTTTGTGGAAAAACCTAAAAAAGTATAATTCTGCCATCTTCAGAATCACTTCTCAATTGAAATTATGTGGAGAAACGGTTAGTGAGATTAATATGGTGGAAAAGAAATTCTCCACTTTTCATGCCTCGAATGTGCTCGTGCAGCAACAATATCGagaaaaaggtttcaaaaagtattctgaactaatttctcatcttcttgtGGCCGagcaaaataatgatttattattgaaaaattatgagAATCGACCTACTGGATCTGAACCACTTCCTGAAGTGAATGAGGCGTACGCCCACCATGCTAGGCTTGGAAAAGGTCGCGGTCCTAATCATGGTCGTGGACGTGGACGTGGTCGTGGTCGTGATTATGGTCAAGAACGTAATTCTATTCCTGGCATTtatcattcatcaaataaaaaggaaaaaagaaaggatgagAAACGTGAAGCAACTAGGGAAGGTTGTTTTCGATGTGGTGGAAGAGGTTATTATGCACGTGATTGTCGTACTCCCAAACACTTGATTGAGCTTTATCAAGAATCactaaagaagaaagagaaaaatcctGAGGCAAATTTTATCTCTGAAAATCAAGTTAACATCACGCACTTGGATGTGGCAGATTTCTTCGCACATCctgaaggaaaaatagatcaCTTAATTGGTGATGGTTCTGTGAACATGGAAGagtga
- the LOC101259235 gene encoding glutamate decarboxylase 4, with protein MVLSKTSSESDVSVHSTFASRYVRTSLPRFEMPENSIPKEAAYQIINDELMLDGNPRLNLASFVTTWMEPECDKLMMSSINKNYVDMDEYPVTTELQNRCVNMIARLFNAPLEEEEAAIGVGTVGSSEAIMLAGLAFKRNWQNKRKAEGKPYDKPNIVTGANVQVCWEKFANYFEVELKEVKLREGYYVMDPMKAVEMVDDNTICVAAILGSTLNGEFEDVKLLNDLLIQKNKQTGWDTPIHVDAASGGFIAPFIYPELEWDFRLPLVKSINVSGHKYGLVYAGIGWVIWRTKQDLPEQLIFHINYLGADQPTFTLNFSKGSSQIIAQYYQLIRLGYEGYRNVMENCRENAIVLREGLEKTGRFNIVSKDEGVPLVAFSLKDNSLHNEFEVSETLRRFGWIVPAYTMPADAQHITVLRVVIREDFSRTLAERLVFDIVKVLHELDTLPARLSAKMEENLVIENNNGKKTEIEVQREVTDFWKKFVLARKAAVC; from the exons ATGGTTCTCTCAAAAACTTCCTCTGAGTCTGATGTTTCTGTACACTCCACCTTTGCTTCTCGCTATGTTCGAACTTCACTTCCAAG gttTGAGATGCCAGAAAATTCTATCCCAAAAGAGGCAGCATACCAAATAATTAATGATGAGTTGATGCTTGATGGCAATCCAAGGTTGAATTTGGCATCATTTGTGACAACATGGATGGAGCCAGAATGTGATAAGCTTATGATGTCTTCAATTAACAAGAATTATGTTGACATGGATGAATACCCTGTTACCACTGAGCTTCAG AATCGATGTGTGAATATGATAGCACGTTTATTCAATGCGCCTTTAGAAGAGGAAGAAGCAGCaattggtgttggcacagtggGGTCATCAGAGGCCATAATGTTAGCGGGCCTAGCCTTCAAGAGGAACTGGCAAAACAAACGCAAAGCTGAGGGAAAGCCTTATGATAAGCCCAATATTGTTACTGGCGCTAATGTTCAG gtgtGTTGGGAGAAATTTGCAAACTACTTTGAAGTGGAATTGAAAGAAGTAAAGCTAAGGGAAGGGTACTATGTGATGGATCCAATGAAAGCTGTGGAAATGGTAGATGACAACACCATTTGTGTTGCTGCTATTTTGGGTTCAACTCTTAATGGAGAATTTGAAGATGTCAAACTCTTGAATGATCTACTCATTCAAAAGAACAAGCAAACTGG ATGGGATACACCAATTCATGTGGATGCAGCTAGTGGTGGATTCATTGCACCATTTATCTACCCAGAGTTGGAATGGGACTTTAGGCTTCCTTTAGTGAAAAGTATTAATGTGAGTGGACACAAATATGGACTTGTCTATGCTGGTATTGGTTGGGTTATTTGGAGGACTAAACAAGACTTGCCTGAACAACTCATTTTTCACATCAATTATCTTGGTGCTGATCAACCTACTTTTACTCTCAATTTCTCCAAAG GTTCAAGTCAAATCATTGCTCAATATTATCAACTTATCCGGTTGGGCTACGAG GGATATCGAAATGTAATGGAAAATTGTCGTGAAAACGCCATTGTGTTAAGAGAAGGACTTGAAAAAACAGGGCGTTTCAACATAGTCTCTAAAGATGAAGGTGTCCCATTGGTGGCCTTTTCCCTCAAGGACAATAGTCTTCACAACGAATTTGAGGTCTCTGAGACGCTCCGTAGGTTCGGGTGGATTGTCCCTGCCTACACTATGCCAGCTGACGCTCAACACATCACAGTGTTGCGCGTCGTGATTCGGGAGGACTTCTCCCGAACCCTGGCAGAGCGTCTCGTCTTTGACATCGTCAAAGTCCTCCACGAGCTCGACACGCTTCCGGCTAGGTTGAGTGCCAAAATGGAGGAGAATTTGGTGATCGAGAATAATAATGGAAAGAAAACAGAAATTGAAGTTCAAAGGGAAGTTACTGATTTTTGGAAGAAGTTTGTTTTAGCTAGGAAAGCAGCTGTTTGCTAG